ATATAGGGCTGTGCAATATATTGATATGAGATCAGATATTGCCTCAGATTTTGGATATAGTAATAATAtaagtgttgttttttcctggtTTTTAAAGGCTGCACTATAGTAAAGTATGCcgcacagtggtacagtggttagcattacaagagggttcctggttcaaacctggGGTCATGGGGTTGAATCAGGGGTggaggagcccctctgtgtggagtttgcatgttcctcccaaactctggcttcctcccacagtccaaagacatgcaggttaattggtgactctaaattgtctgtaggtgtgaatgtgggtgtgaatggttgtctgtctctatgtgtcagccctgtgatagtctggtgacctgtccagggtgtaccctgcctcttgcccaatggctccagccccctgcgacccctaacaggataagcggttacgggaaatggatgaatgaattacagtaaagtgatgtacagGTATATGAGTTTTGAAATAAGTGTTGGCTGATTAAATGTCAGTACAGACATACAAAATCAGGCTCAAGGTCATTCAGAAACTGTGCCAACATTATATAGTTTTGTTCACATTCACAGAGAGCACTGACAAGTGGATTTTTTAACTGCTATATTATGTTTATGTTAAAAAAGATATTCTCATTAGATTTTTACAGTTCACAAATAGTATTAAAATAATTTGCTTTGGTTTCTACAGTTTacattttacagtttaattTCTATCATTAATGTACTCCATtagatgatgatttttttctgtttaggCTGACAGGACAGTTGTATTTTCCATTTCTTTATTGTAACAAATGCacatataaaatacattaatcatttttttcctcatttttatacactaatattttctttataatAATCTACAATAACATTTAATATTGAAAGGTTGGATTAATCAGACAGAGAATACCTTTATTTAATTCCTCTTACTTTATTCATCTCATCTCTGTCCACAGGCGCCACTGTCTGCAGTTTGACCCTGCACCTCTTGCTGAGAAGGTACATCTTGAGGTACTTCCTGAACTTTTTATCTCTCACACCATAGATTATTGGGCTGAGGAACCTTGGCAGGATGTAGACAATCAGGTAGTTTGCAAATCTGATTTCTAGGATTCGTCCAGGGAAGATTAGACGTAGAATGATCTCCACACTGGGGGAGATGTAGGAGAGCATGCACATTGCTAGCTGGACCCCGTGGAGCAGGATGGTGTTCCTGGCTCTCTGGGCTGACATCTTCTCTGTAGAGAGGGCCCGGGCTGCAAACAGGATCCTCAAATAGGTGAAGACCAGAGTCAGAAACACACAGGAGAAGTAGATGATATCAAAGGCTTGTCTTTTGTATTTCAGAATTGGGTCTTTAAACACATTCTGCCGCAAGCAGAACACCGACTCATGAAAGAAACTCATGGACTCAGTTGCTAGCGTCACAAATAGATCTGTAATGTCTGGAGCCACACATATAAACCATATCAACCCTATGATGATATAAGTCCTTCTCACTGTGCAGATTTGGGGGTGGCGTAAAGGGTTGCAAATGGCAATGTAGCGCTCTATGGCCATGCTAGCTAAGTTGACCGGAGTGTTTCTGGTGGTGAAGACTGCCACCAGGATAAAGAAGCAGCAGAAAGAGACGTTAATCTTGTAGAAGATGTAGCTGAGGACAAAGAGTGTGATTGTGACGGTCAGCTGGATGCCGTCATTCATCACCATGTGGATGAAGAGGATGTAGCGAGGGTCTTCATAAAAAGTCTGGAGGACGAGAGAGGGGAGTGTAGTTAGAGGATAAAACAACAGTTCATGGTTTAAGAAGGAAAGACAGGGGGTGTGTCAACTGATAAGTGGAAAAGTCTGGTACTATATTAATAATTGTTTATCAACATACTGTGTTGATATGAAGGCAAAGAAAGAATCTTCTGAGCCTTGTGAAGTATAAAGTGTGATAAACAAATGTTTGATAACACTAACATAAGCAGGTCTGCAATTAATTATTTTGATTAACAGTTTATTTGCCAGAGATTTTCTTGATAAATCCATGATTTCAGGGGGCTTGAATTAACACTTGCATACAATATATACATGGTATTGCATGTGGAATTTCAGCTGTGCACGTAATCAAGGCTGCCAACTCTGACACTGACTGTGAGACTCACACAATTGACACATTACACTCTCACGCCTCAATCATTTGCTCTCTCAGGGAAAATCAAATTAATAGCTGATAACATCACAGAATGGTAAGTGGACACTGACAGCACATGGACAGACATGAGAGAGCAGTGCAGCACAACAACAGCACTGTGTAAAACACTGCGATCAAGCCAGCTGCAGCttggattttgatttgatttttaaactacattaaataaatgaataactgagtttttctattttttttatgcagTCCTGTTCAGGATGACCCTGACTATAACCACgtgtaaaattattattttacagaaaAGTGACTACACTGAACAGTTTTTCAGGAATTTAAAAGTAAGGTCAGCTCAAGTTGGCAATGGGCACAATAGTTCCACAGCAATAACGACATGGAATggcataataaaaaataatcactgAATAATGGCACTGCTAGCAAACTTCCACCAGACCCGAGCAGTaaaaagaacagcagcaaaATTAGCTCATAGACTGGCATGTGTAACTggttaaaaatattcttggcAGATAAACACTTAAATGTTATCTTTTGGCTTCccaaagtcatttaaaaaaaaaatggggcaGTGGTAGATGTTGGATTTCTTATGGTCAGATTCATCAGCTACCGTGGCGGACGTGCCAAGAAAGAAGGATAAATACACCAAATGATAGAAATAGAAAGATATGCATATCATATTTAAGAAGCCTTTTCTGCTTAATAAATTAGTGGCTGGTTCATTTTCTTTCAGTTGCCTAATCAATTGACAGACTGATCTTATCAGCTCTAAAGTGGagtgagacagtgagagaagtgatgtggacagagggagagaaagaaaaaagtcagaggtgtttacatgcacagagTAACCAGATTATTCAGCGCGATCATTCCTCAATATTGCTCATGTATTACACATGCccacagctgtgtttgtgtgtgtgtgtgtgtgtgtgtgtgtgtgtgtgtgaaaataaacCTGGTGTCTAAAAAAGGTGGCAACCAAACTGCCATTGATGTAACTGAGGACAAGCCAGACCAAAACCACAATAAAGTTCTTCACAAACGCCGTGGTGAAGGTGTCTCTGACGAGCATGACCTAACCCAGCAATAGAGGGAgccaaagagaaagaaatcaaaGTTACCTTTAAGTACAATgaatcatcatttattttaagtCCATCACTTTGTTTCTATCAGCTGATCAAATAAGCATGTAAGCTTTCCCCACTCTCACCACTATTTGTCAAATGTTGATGAAATTCTTACACATCAGTTCATACATCAGCTCACATACAGGATGTTTTCTCCGAATATGATCTGATGTGAGAAAGACTTTTATTATTTACGTTATTATTGTCAAGCAAGTAAAACTGTCTATCACATTTGTGAATGAGGACATAGAAACATTTACATGACAGCTTTTCTGGGGCTTAATATTTGGAGAAGAGATACCAGACTGGGCTAAAATTTAGTCATATTGTGAGGCCAACAGTTCAGGCGaggttatttatttgttgtcatTTGCACAACAATCACAGAGATATAGGTAAAAAATGTTAGATCTCAGGCTTCCTCCAACATGGCTAATTAAATGTGCATAAAAaatcatgcaaataaaaactgggAATCTAAGAAATAAAATAGTACATAAGTTTACATATAGGGatacaaaatatatgtataaaataaacagtatatATTTGTGGTAGACAGGTGTACAGTAATTACAAAATTGATAAACAGAATTATAACAGGAATATAATAAATGAAGAGAGAAGTAAACAGGGTGGTAAACAGTAAGTAAGAATATATAAAGGTTCTGTGATTAGACACTGATTTGATATTAGAGCTGTAGAGTTGATGATTAAGAAAAAGCAAATGATCCTTCTCGTTTTAGATGTTGACACCATTAAGTAAAAATTTAAGTAGCCAAAAATGCTTTTGCTTTACTCTTCATGTCTTCAGAGTTTACATGCATGTTGAGCATTcactaaacagaaaaaaaacatgttggagACTTTTGATAATTTCAGTGATGACATTAACACTTTCATAGTAACCTAGAAACTTTAGATTTTCAGTTTAAAATCAGCAATACAACAGTACAAGCCAATCAAAACTTAGTtacactttttcattttaaaatgtggtaGCGAGACAATTGCTTTAACAAACCTGATAAGTCATGTTGCCTTCTGGAGCCACTGGTGAGCTCATACTTCACTAAGACCTGAGAAAAAGAGAGTAAACAAGAATATACAAGACAGAAAATACAAGATGACAAATGTCTTAAGGAATTACTCTAAACCCAGTcgattaaaatgtaaatataatgaCAGAATAACAGCACACAGACTCACATGATAATACAGCTAGCCAAAGAGTTGAATTTTAAACAGTTAAGTCAGGAGTTACCTCACAGCCATCTCTGTCTTTTTCCACCTACCTGAGTCCAGGTCTAACACAGAAGGCACACAGCGTGACAGAAGAGTCTTTATAAACACTTTGAAACAGGACTTAATTGATTTTCATGTCGTCCGTGTTGAtcagagaagagaaaaacatgaagatgatgataagatagaactttatttatcctgagggaaacggttgtgcagcagttgcagtaCAAAGTAAAAAGCAGTgctaataaaacaaaatataaacaatataCATTATCAATAAGGTGCTATAAACCAAATGTACACAATGCcagacatgaaaacatgatgatAGTTGATGGCGGCCTTGTAGATGACAGTGTAGTCAAAGCATCGTTTTTCATCCTGTGATGTGACTTTTCTTTTATTCACACCTTCACAccattgatttttattttgagttCATTTGACTGGAGTCCAGTATTGCCAAGTTCAGTGCACTGTGACATCCTCTGATAATTGTCCTCTGACAGTTTCCTTACATTTGGGCAGTTTCCTCAATTTTTTCAGGAATGTGATGCCatgttcacactggacacagaAGTGCCCTTATGTCAGTAGTCGCCTGGCCATTCAGCAGCACATTTCTCTGTGCCTGCCagcaagcgattctgctcctcCACTCTATTCTAATCACATTtagagctctgtctctgtccgcgtgtgtgtgacaaatatgtggaaaaTAGGTTGCatatttcatcatttatcataatAAGATCATTTAcatcagtgattcccaactggtgggtcacggccCAAAATTGGGTCGcaggcccattctgaatggactacAAGTGACTTgcgaacatgtcaagtttgcaaaaaaacacaatttatttttaaatatagtgAATTTCTGGCAGAGAGCTAATATTTtaaagtgccgtttcctgctgtagagtgagcgaCTAAGGGACAGCTActtgcaagtatgacgctgaatgtagtAACTTATTTGGACCTTGAACGAATGACTAAGgaaaaatctggaccccatggctggaccagttgggagccactgattTGCATCATGCTAATGGCTCCTTTATATCGTTTATATTAGATTATCAGTGTGTTATCTTGCCAGATTGGCTTGTGGATCACGGAAAAAAACAGACCAGGTGCCAAATAATCACAATCTAGTTGTAGAGCTCAGGACTGAAAGGAATTGGGGAGTCCTTCACAGAATATTGTGTGCATCGCAGCGCTTCCATGTACTGTGAAAACCTGCTGTGAGGCTACAACTAGTCTTGTCATTATCTATTAATCTggctttatttatgtattttttgtcaattagtctttaaatctaaaaaaaaaaagtcatcaaatGTCTTATGTTGCTGACTAACactccacaacccaaagatatacAGTAAAGTCAATGAACTAACACATGAGACAAAGAGAATCAGTCAATCCACACATTTGTGAAGCTGGAACAAGAaaatttattgcatttttgcttgaaaaattagGACAACTTTACATATGATTAAACTGATTAACAGTAACCCTAAATTCTTTGGATTCTGTTAACCAGTTTACAGCACCCTCTCAAAACAACAGTTATCGTTCTAATCTCAGGCTCAGGGAAAGAAAGGAAGTTGACTGCTGGCAGAACACTCATGAACATGTCACATTGCTGCACGTTAATGTTCTTAATCTTTTTTCCTTACTGGCAAATTTTGTTGCAGTTTTGGCACTGAgcattagggatgtcccgatcc
This region of Epinephelus fuscoguttatus linkage group LG1, E.fuscoguttatus.final_Chr_v1 genomic DNA includes:
- the LOC125887752 gene encoding odorant receptor 131-2-like; this translates as MLVRDTFTTAFVKNFIVVLVWLVLSYINGSLVATFFRHQTFYEDPRYILFIHMVMNDGIQLTVTITLFVLSYIFYKINVSFCCFFILVAVFTTRNTPVNLASMAIERYIAICNPLRHPQICTVRRTYIIIGLIWFICVAPDITDLFVTLATESMSFFHESVFCLRQNVFKDPILKYKRQAFDIIYFSCVFLTLVFTYLRILFAARALSTEKMSAQRARNTILLHGVQLAMCMLSYISPSVEIILRLIFPGRILEIRFANYLIVYILPRFLSPIIYGVRDKKFRKYLKMYLLSKRCRVKLQTVAPVDRDEMNKVRGIK